One window of Brevibacillus choshinensis genomic DNA carries:
- the murG gene encoding undecaprenyldiphospho-muramoylpentapeptide beta-N-acetylglucosaminyltransferase → MRVVLTGGGTGGHIYPALAVAREVSRQHPQAAFLYIGSKHGLEAGLVPRADIPFQSVEISGLKRKLSLDNVKTIWKFIRAVSDSKRMLREFKPDVVIGTGGYVCGPVVYAAAKLGIPTLVHEQNVVPGLTNKFLSRYASKVAVSFAESLAFFPSAKTVLTGNPRATEVMHGNAEAGRRFLGVDPSKKIVLIFGGSRGARAINEAVLSMVDHMSTLTDTHFVYVTGDVHYEKISASLREMENVPGNLSVLSFVHNMPDVLAATHVLVGRAGASTLAEVTALGVPSILIPSPYVTNNHQEKNARGLERAGAAQVIVERELSGDSLLQSLTELLQDQARWEQMRKSSLSLGMPQAATDIVAQLSALVRKK, encoded by the coding sequence ATGCGCGTCGTCCTAACAGGCGGTGGCACAGGTGGTCATATTTATCCGGCGCTTGCGGTGGCGAGGGAAGTTTCTCGCCAACATCCGCAGGCTGCCTTTTTGTATATCGGCAGTAAACATGGATTAGAAGCAGGGCTCGTTCCACGGGCTGATATTCCTTTTCAATCTGTCGAAATCAGTGGGTTGAAAAGAAAGCTCAGTCTGGATAATGTAAAAACAATCTGGAAGTTTATTCGTGCCGTGTCGGATTCCAAGCGCATGCTTCGTGAGTTCAAACCGGATGTTGTGATCGGGACGGGTGGGTACGTTTGTGGCCCAGTCGTGTACGCCGCAGCCAAGCTAGGGATTCCCACGCTCGTTCACGAACAGAACGTGGTACCGGGGCTGACGAATAAGTTTCTGTCGCGATACGCAAGCAAGGTTGCCGTTTCGTTTGCCGAGTCGCTCGCCTTTTTCCCTTCAGCTAAAACGGTACTGACGGGAAATCCACGCGCGACAGAGGTCATGCACGGAAACGCAGAGGCTGGACGCCGCTTTTTGGGTGTGGACCCAAGTAAGAAAATCGTCCTGATTTTCGGGGGCAGTCGTGGTGCACGGGCAATCAATGAGGCCGTGCTGTCCATGGTCGATCACATGTCCACGCTCACCGATACTCATTTTGTCTATGTGACGGGGGACGTACATTACGAGAAAATATCCGCTTCCTTGCGGGAAATGGAAAATGTCCCCGGCAACCTTTCCGTCCTTTCATTCGTCCACAATATGCCGGATGTTTTGGCTGCTACGCATGTGCTTGTCGGACGTGCGGGAGCTTCAACACTCGCTGAAGTAACGGCGCTGGGCGTTCCATCTATCCTGATTCCGTCACCGTACGTGACCAACAACCATCAGGAGAAAAATGCACGCGGACTGGAGCGGGCAGGTGCCGCACAGGTGATAGTCGAGCGTGAGCTGAGCGGGGATAGCCTGCTGCAATCGTTGACAGAGCTCTTACAAGATCAAGCGCGTTGGGAGCAAATGCGCAAAAGCTCCCTGTCACTAGGGATGCCACAAGCAGCTACAGATATCGTTGCACAACTGAGTGCACTGGTTCGTAAAAAATGA
- the murB gene encoding UDP-N-acetylmuramate dehydrogenase, producing MKQIADELRQAGIEKVWTNEPLANHTTWRIGGPADLLIQPKDKDSLQAALQIIHRHEIPWSVIGRGSNLLVRDGGIRGAVLKVAEGLSHCEFRGEEVCVGAGYSMIRLAMETGKMGLTGMEFAGGIPGTVGGAVYMNAGAHGSDLSRILIDAEILFENGERKVLTNEEMSFSYRTSLLQKRKGIVIEARFLLRTGDRKEIAATLAANKERRRLTQPLQMPCAGSVFRNPPGDHAGRLIEAAGLKGYQIGGAQVSEKHSNFIVNCGGATATDVLTLINYVRSTIQSQFGIDMHPEVLVVGEG from the coding sequence ATGAAACAAATCGCAGATGAGTTGAGGCAAGCGGGTATCGAAAAAGTGTGGACCAATGAACCTCTCGCCAATCATACGACTTGGCGGATCGGGGGTCCTGCTGACTTGTTAATCCAGCCCAAGGATAAAGATTCCTTGCAGGCAGCCTTGCAAATTATCCATCGTCATGAAATTCCTTGGAGTGTAATCGGGCGCGGTTCCAACCTTCTGGTGAGGGACGGAGGGATACGCGGAGCCGTGCTCAAGGTGGCTGAGGGTTTGAGTCACTGCGAGTTCAGGGGCGAAGAGGTGTGTGTGGGTGCCGGATATTCCATGATCCGCCTGGCGATGGAAACGGGCAAGATGGGTTTGACAGGGATGGAGTTCGCGGGAGGTATTCCTGGTACGGTAGGCGGTGCCGTCTACATGAATGCAGGTGCGCACGGATCTGATCTTTCACGTATTCTTATTGATGCCGAGATCCTCTTTGAAAATGGTGAAAGGAAAGTGTTGACGAACGAGGAAATGAGCTTCAGTTATCGGACTTCACTCTTGCAAAAGAGAAAGGGCATCGTGATAGAGGCGCGGTTCCTATTGCGCACGGGTGATCGCAAGGAAATTGCGGCAACGCTCGCGGCAAACAAGGAACGGCGACGTCTGACGCAGCCTTTGCAAATGCCGTGTGCCGGTAGCGTGTTTCGTAATCCACCAGGTGATCACGCAGGCCGCTTGATTGAAGCGGCTGGGCTGAAGGGCTATCAAATCGGTGGAGCTCAAGTTTCGGAAAAACACTCAAATTTCATTGTCAATTGCGGAGGAGCCACGGCTACCGACGTCCTCACCTTGATTAACTACGTGCGGAGTACGATCCAGAGTCAATTTGGGATTGATATGCATCCGGAAGTCCTGGTGGTGGGCGAGGGGTAA
- the murA gene encoding UDP-N-acetylglucosamine 1-carboxyvinyltransferase, translated as METFAIEGGRPLSGSLRIQGAKNAALPILAAAVLAEGQFYIYDVPHLKDIKVMLEILDSLGAKTKYEDGCVDLDTSSVSVPLVPDNLMSQMRSSIFLAGPLLARLGEVTISRPGGCDIGERRIDLHLSGLTALGAKMEESEGYITFRAKQLRGTNIFLSFPSVGATENIMMAAVLAKGTTRICNAAREPEIIDLQNFLNAMGARIRGAGTDTIEITGVPKLRSVSYRIIPDRIVTGTFLLAVGVAQGHVELTNTLPEHLTALIEVARSCGVEIKTRHDIMEIKSTSRPRAYDRIITSPFPGFPTDLQAQLMVFLSQARGTSVIKETIFEGRFKHVNELARMGASIYVDLGSAIIRGVSKLTATNVEATDLRAGAALVLAGLAAEGTTTVNQIHHIDRGYERLEQQLRQLGANISRASI; from the coding sequence TTGGAGACTTTTGCGATCGAAGGCGGAAGACCTCTGTCCGGTTCGCTTCGGATCCAAGGAGCTAAGAACGCTGCTCTTCCCATACTTGCTGCCGCAGTATTGGCGGAAGGGCAATTCTATATCTATGATGTCCCCCATCTGAAAGATATCAAGGTGATGTTGGAAATCTTGGACTCTCTTGGGGCGAAAACGAAATACGAGGACGGTTGCGTTGATCTGGACACATCGTCTGTCTCCGTTCCGCTGGTACCAGATAATTTGATGAGTCAGATGCGATCTTCCATTTTTCTGGCTGGCCCACTATTGGCGAGATTGGGTGAAGTCACGATATCGAGGCCAGGTGGCTGTGACATCGGGGAGCGCAGAATTGATTTGCATTTATCTGGGCTGACAGCGTTGGGAGCCAAAATGGAAGAGTCGGAAGGCTACATTACATTTCGTGCCAAGCAATTGCGCGGAACCAATATCTTTCTATCCTTCCCCAGTGTGGGTGCGACGGAAAACATTATGATGGCAGCCGTATTGGCAAAAGGGACGACTCGCATCTGCAATGCTGCGAGAGAACCGGAAATCATTGATTTGCAAAACTTCCTGAACGCGATGGGAGCTCGTATCCGGGGTGCTGGTACGGACACGATTGAAATCACGGGTGTTCCCAAATTGCGTTCTGTCAGCTACCGAATCATTCCGGACAGGATTGTCACCGGAACCTTCCTATTAGCAGTAGGGGTGGCGCAAGGGCATGTGGAATTGACCAATACCTTGCCAGAACATCTCACTGCATTGATTGAAGTGGCTCGTAGCTGTGGTGTTGAAATCAAGACCCGCCATGATATAATGGAAATCAAAAGTACATCGCGTCCACGCGCCTACGACCGGATCATCACTTCGCCATTTCCGGGATTTCCGACTGATTTACAGGCGCAGTTGATGGTGTTTTTGTCTCAGGCTAGGGGAACGAGCGTTATCAAGGAGACTATTTTTGAGGGAAGATTCAAACATGTGAATGAATTGGCGCGAATGGGCGCCTCCATATACGTGGATTTAGGATCAGCCATCATTCGCGGTGTCAGCAAATTGACGGCGACGAATGTGGAAGCGACAGATCTTAGAGCAGGAGCAGCTCTGGTACTCGCTGGCCTTGCTGCAGAAGGAACGACGACAGTAAACCAGATCCATCATATCGACAGGGGATATGAGCGGCTCGAGCAGCAATTACGTCAGCTGGGAGCTAACATATCGCGGGCGTCGATATAA
- a CDS encoding cell division protein FtsQ/DivIB produces MAVYEERIPQVKQQRPRRRGNRKLVFLLVLFFLIVLIIVFIRSPYSKVQEIQVFGNDIYPAEQIINQSGLKKDMQFLNVWEGSVQKNLVPLEGIKEVTISRSFPGVIQLHVEELRRVAFWNGQDGTRYPLLENGFVLKQINFADRVVDRPLISSWASPELLPNLAKSLSKLSPAVLGEISDITLTPTVYDKQRVTLFMRDGNEVRSVVYKLDKMLNWYPAIVKELPKGSKGVLSLFEQPWFVPYGAAGEAVPLQQTEDQSQKPQ; encoded by the coding sequence ATGGCGGTATACGAGGAACGCATTCCGCAAGTCAAGCAACAACGCCCACGTCGACGGGGAAACCGCAAATTGGTCTTTCTGCTCGTGCTGTTTTTTTTAATCGTACTCATTATCGTATTCATTCGCTCTCCATACAGCAAAGTGCAAGAAATACAGGTGTTTGGTAACGACATCTATCCGGCGGAACAGATTATCAATCAATCTGGCTTGAAGAAGGATATGCAGTTTCTAAATGTATGGGAGGGCAGTGTCCAAAAAAATCTGGTTCCGCTAGAGGGCATCAAAGAGGTAACGATTAGCCGATCGTTCCCGGGTGTCATCCAGCTGCACGTGGAGGAACTGAGAAGGGTCGCTTTCTGGAACGGTCAGGACGGCACGCGCTACCCGCTGTTAGAAAACGGTTTTGTGCTCAAACAGATCAATTTCGCTGATCGTGTGGTGGACAGGCCCCTAATCAGCTCCTGGGCATCGCCTGAGCTGCTCCCGAATTTGGCCAAATCGTTGTCAAAGCTCTCACCTGCAGTTCTTGGAGAAATATCGGACATTACACTGACACCGACCGTTTATGATAAGCAAAGAGTTACCCTGTTCATGCGTGATGGCAACGAAGTGCGCAGTGTTGTCTACAAGCTGGACAAGATGTTGAACTGGTACCCGGCGATTGTAAAGGAGCTGCCAAAAGGCTCAAAAGGAGTGCTATCCCTGTTTGAACAGCCTTGGTTTGTACCATATGGGGCTGCAGGTGAAGCTGTTCCACTCCAGCAGACAGAGGATCAATCCCAAAAGCCGCAGTAA
- a CDS encoding DUF881 domain-containing protein has product MSRRRKFHLYLTVVTFCTGFLVATSIETTKLTRKERFNDQLFQQETQLNDRILSEKEQNRHLENQLIDLQRQVGKVEEAMAERKSEAADALSQLEAARMLAGVVAVEGPGIIITMQDSQNAASNADIANYIVHEQDVRLVVNELRAAGAEAISINGQRLVSNSSIRCVGPTIIVNGIKSAAPFVVTAIGDPMTMESALNLPGGVLHSLQDFVQIDVAKKDHVQLPAFVGDAKTKHS; this is encoded by the coding sequence ATGAGTCGACGTCGCAAATTTCATCTGTATTTAACTGTCGTGACGTTTTGTACCGGATTTCTGGTCGCAACATCGATTGAGACCACGAAACTGACACGCAAAGAGCGTTTCAACGACCAGTTATTCCAACAAGAAACCCAGCTCAATGACCGGATTCTGTCAGAAAAAGAGCAGAACAGACATCTGGAAAATCAACTGATTGATCTACAGCGCCAGGTGGGTAAAGTAGAAGAGGCGATGGCCGAACGTAAATCGGAAGCAGCTGACGCACTGAGCCAACTCGAAGCGGCACGTATGCTGGCCGGTGTAGTCGCGGTTGAGGGGCCTGGGATCATCATTACGATGCAAGACAGCCAGAATGCTGCAAGCAACGCCGACATCGCCAATTACATCGTCCATGAGCAGGATGTTCGACTGGTTGTGAATGAACTGCGAGCAGCAGGTGCAGAAGCGATCAGTATTAACGGTCAGCGGCTGGTCAGCAATTCTTCAATCCGCTGTGTGGGGCCGACAATCATTGTGAATGGGATTAAGTCAGCGGCACCGTTTGTCGTGACTGCGATCGGAGACCCCATGACGATGGAGAGCGCCTTGAACCTTCCGGGCGGCGTTTTACACTCTTTGCAAGACTTTGTTCAGATCGATGTAGCCAAAAAGGACCATGTTCAGTTACCTGCATTTGTGGGTGACGCCAAAACAAAACACTCCTAG
- a CDS encoding DUF881 domain-containing protein produces the protein MLQKSRKITFILAIISAIIGVMLTVQLRSSLHPVHKESRSIAELRTTLQKELEKHKNLLADISKYNQLYYQYETSLSEDESISVMKEELARNRRMAGMVTVEGEGVVLEVVDAKIPDEHILDENMTAPVVGDYTIDDEDLRWLVNILFANGAQAVSINGHRLISTTAIRNVGDTIQIDTRTIQPPYELKALGEPDVLLSALKLEGVEENFQLANKKVLAEKKDKLMISANNETRAIQYMKPVKEKGDS, from the coding sequence ATGTTGCAAAAAAGCCGTAAAATCACATTTATTCTTGCCATTATTAGTGCTATCATAGGTGTGATGTTGACAGTCCAGTTGCGAAGCAGTTTGCACCCCGTACACAAGGAATCTCGCAGTATTGCTGAGCTGCGGACGACTCTGCAAAAGGAACTGGAGAAACATAAGAACTTGTTGGCGGATATATCTAAGTACAATCAGTTGTACTACCAGTACGAAACCTCACTGAGCGAAGATGAGAGTATTTCGGTCATGAAAGAGGAGCTGGCCCGCAACCGCAGGATGGCTGGGATGGTCACGGTGGAGGGAGAAGGTGTCGTGCTCGAAGTAGTCGACGCAAAAATTCCTGATGAACACATCCTGGACGAAAATATGACGGCACCTGTCGTCGGTGATTATACGATCGACGATGAAGATTTACGGTGGTTAGTCAACATCTTGTTTGCGAATGGTGCGCAAGCCGTATCGATCAATGGTCATAGGCTGATTTCCACAACTGCGATCCGCAATGTGGGAGATACCATCCAGATCGATACCCGAACGATCCAGCCTCCTTACGAGTTAAAAGCATTAGGGGAACCAGACGTCTTGCTGTCCGCTTTAAAGCTTGAAGGAGTGGAAGAAAACTTTCAACTTGCGAATAAAAAGGTGCTAGCGGAAAAAAAGGACAAGCTCATGATTTCTGCCAATAACGAAACACGTGCTATCCAATATATGAAACCTGTAAAAGAAAAAGGAGATTCGTAA